CAAATCTAACTACAAGTCCAGGGGCAAATGTCTATAAAAATAATGCAGAAGTTATTTTAGTTACAAAGTCAGGGCACCCAAAAGATAAATTAAATCATTATTTAAAGAATAATACTAAGTTAAATATTATAGAATTAAGTGAGACAAATAGTGGCAAATTAAATTTAAAAGAGCTTTTTTTTGAACTTGGTAAAAAAGAAATTTTAAGTGTTCTTGTTGAAGCTGGTCCAAAATTAGGTGGGGAGTTGATTATAAATAATTTAATTGATGAATATATTTTATTTATTTCACCAAAAGTATTTGGTGACAATAGTACAATTTCAAGTCTTGATTTTGGTCAAAGTCAAATTAAAAAAATTGATGAAGCATATAAGTTTAAATTATTTAATTACAAAGCAATTGGTAATGACTTTATGCTATCGCTAAGGACTAAGATATAATGATGAAATTATAAGGAGAAAAATTAATGACATTTAAGCTTACAGTTTTGCCAATCATATTAACTGGATTAATTTTTACTTTTTTTACTTCTAGTAAAAGTGCTTATGGTCAAGCAGCAAAGCAACGTGATGCAACAGTAGTAGCAATAAATGAATTACCAGATGTAGAAAGTGATGTATGGGCTTTTAATGCTGTTAAAGAGTTAGTTGAAAAATATGATGTATTAGAAGGATATCCAGACAATACTTACAAAGGTAAAAAACCAACTACTCGGTTTGAACTTGCTGCTGCAGTTTATGACTTAGCTACTTATTTTAGTGATGAGATTGGTCAAGATAGAGATGATCTTGCAAAATTAGCAAAACTTTTAGATGAATTTTCAAATGAATTAAAAACAATTCAAACACGTGTTGATGAGCTGCAAGGTAAAATTACAGCAATTGATACAAGAACTACTGCCCTAGAAGAACAAGTAGCAAAACAAAAAACTCAATTAGAAGAACATGACAAGAGACTAGCTTATGCAGAAAGAAAAAAAGGATTTTTATTTGAAAGAGTTATAAAAGGTTTATTTATTGATTTTAGAGATCTGTCGAGAGGATTAACAGCAGCAATTGGAGCACCTTTTAGCAAAGATATAAAGTAAAACAAATTTGAAATTTGTTTTAACTTGATCTTAATTAAGGTTTAATCTAATCTTAGTTGTATATTTTTTGTAAGCAATGTATATTGTTAGCTATTGTAGATAAGTTATGGAAAAAACACAAACAAGTAGTAATTCATATTCAAAAATAGTACATATGTCTACTATAAATGAAGAGATAAATCAAAGTGAGAACTTTGATATCTCAGACATAAAAAAAATAGATATTTCCTCTGTAAAAAAACAACTACAATTTGTTTATTCAAAAAAAGCAGAGGCAATTTTTAGTTCTCCGCTTGATAAAGTTCTATTTGGTTTTCCAAGAAAAAATGCAATAGAATTTACTGTTATATTAATTAGACGACTTCCTTTTAATGTAACTCCAACACTATTTGTAGATTTAGCTCTTAAAATCATTAAATTTATGAGAGATGGATATGATTCTAATGGTATTCCTGTATGTTCTACAAATAAAGGGTGTCATCCCATGGTTGCAAATAATCTCTTATATGAAGATCTTCCCAAAATTGTAGAAGCAATATTTCCTTTAGGACTTGCAGAGGCAGTAAAAAAGATTTGTTTAGACTTAAAGCAAAAAGACCTGATTTTTAGTTAGTAAAGTTGTAGAATCAAAAAAATCTATGTCTTTTAAGAACTGTGTAATTCAAATTTCTGATCCACATTTATTTGGTGATAAGAATAGAAAAATCAATGGTGCAAATTCTTATTTAAACCTAAAAAAAGTTTTTGACAATATTTCAAAACTAACACTAAAGCCTAATTTATTAATTTTAAGTGGTGATTTGTCGCAAGACTGTACTTTTGAATCATATCAACACTTAGCAAATCTTTTAAATAAATCAGGAATTAAATATTGTATTTTTCCGGGCAATCATGATGATGTTGATGTTATTAATAAAGTATTTGATTATAACTGGATAAAGAATAGTGTTGATTATTGTATAGAGCTTGGGAATTGGTTTTTATATATTATTGATTCTTCGGTTTATCCAGAAGATAGCGGCAGTTTGTCTGAAAAACAATTGTTAAATTTAGAAAATATTTTAAAAATTAATAAGAACAAATCAACTGTTATTTTTACACATCACCACCCGATCAAAATTAATAGTTCTTGGATGGATAAGATGATGTTAAAAGAAGCAAAGCATTTTAATGATATTGTTTTAAAGAATAAACAAATAAAAGCTGTTTTATTTGGTCATATACATCAGGTCTTTGAAAAACAAGAAAGTGATCTTTTATATGCTAGTTCTCCATCAACAGCTTACCAGGTGCGTTCTGATTG
The DNA window shown above is from Candidatus Melainabacteria bacterium and carries:
- a CDS encoding S-layer homology domain-containing protein is translated as MTFKLTVLPIILTGLIFTFFTSSKSAYGQAAKQRDATVVAINELPDVESDVWAFNAVKELVEKYDVLEGYPDNTYKGKKPTTRFELAAAVYDLATYFSDEIGQDRDDLAKLAKLLDEFSNELKTIQTRVDELQGKITAIDTRTTALEEQVAKQKTQLEEHDKRLAYAERKKGFLFERVIKGLFIDFRDLSRGLTAAIGAPFSKDIK
- a CDS encoding metallophosphoesterase → MSFKNCVIQISDPHLFGDKNRKINGANSYLNLKKVFDNISKLTLKPNLLILSGDLSQDCTFESYQHLANLLNKSGIKYCIFPGNHDDVDVINKVFDYNWIKNSVDYCIELGNWFLYIIDSSVYPEDSGSLSEKQLLNLENILKINKNKSTVIFTHHHPIKINSSWMDKMMLKEAKHFNDIVLKNKQIKAVLFGHIHQVFEKQESDLLYASSPSTAYQVRSDCNEFIVDKTIPGYRIIQLDEDNEDKGEKLISKIIWVE